From a single Microbacterium terrisoli genomic region:
- a CDS encoding Crp/Fnr family transcriptional regulator, protein MATSAPQPGPRRRIPLRELPLPHVCPRPVRLWALQRAPYFAGLPLDDLERIDGRMQVTRYREGESIYRAGDAAEHLYIVAEGRIRLSQTTVAGTESVADILGPGELFGAMGTLGEPVHLQTATAIVTSCVLSIGQQEFRTVLSTHPGVGLHVLDDVAARLVRAHTDISGQSTDTVAQRVATALLRLADKLGEDRGDDGVLIEVPLSRADLAGLARSTPESVSRVMSRWHREGVIVSGRRWTAIRDRARLEAEAGG, encoded by the coding sequence ATGGCGACCTCAGCGCCGCAACCGGGGCCCCGCCGCCGCATACCGCTGCGCGAGCTGCCCCTGCCGCATGTGTGCCCACGGCCGGTGCGGCTGTGGGCGCTGCAGCGCGCTCCGTATTTCGCGGGGCTTCCCCTCGACGACCTCGAGCGCATCGACGGCCGCATGCAGGTCACCCGGTACCGCGAGGGTGAGAGCATCTATCGCGCGGGCGACGCCGCCGAGCACCTGTACATCGTCGCCGAAGGGCGCATCCGGCTGAGCCAGACCACGGTCGCGGGCACTGAGTCGGTGGCCGACATCCTGGGCCCTGGCGAGCTGTTCGGCGCGATGGGAACGCTCGGCGAGCCGGTGCATCTGCAGACGGCGACTGCGATCGTCACCTCGTGCGTGCTGAGCATCGGCCAGCAGGAGTTCCGGACAGTGCTGTCGACCCATCCCGGAGTCGGACTGCACGTGCTCGACGACGTGGCCGCACGCTTGGTGCGGGCGCACACCGACATCAGCGGACAGAGCACCGACACGGTCGCCCAGCGGGTGGCCACCGCGCTGCTGCGCCTGGCCGACAAGCTCGGCGAGGATCGGGGGGATGACGGCGTGCTCATCGAGGTGCCGCTCTCGCGTGCGGACCTCGCGGGCCTCGCCCGTTCGACGCCGGAGTCGGTGTCGCGGGTGATGAGCCGGTGGCACCGCGAGGGCGTCATCGTCTCGGGTCGTCGGTGGACGGCGATCCGCGACCGTGCGCGCCTCGAGGCCGAGGCGGGCGGCTGA
- a CDS encoding heavy-metal-associated domain-containing protein produces MNTHTTLRAEGFSCPSCVNKIEKQVGRLDGVDDVKVHFASSRIEVDHDPTLIGVDDLVAAVGKAGYTAAPSAF; encoded by the coding sequence ATGAACACCCACACCACGCTGCGGGCCGAGGGCTTCTCGTGCCCGTCGTGCGTCAACAAGATCGAGAAGCAGGTGGGCCGGCTCGACGGCGTGGATGACGTGAAGGTGCACTTCGCATCGTCGCGCATCGAGGTCGACCACGACCCCACCCTCATCGGCGTCGACGACCTCGTCGCCGCCGTCGGCAAGGCCGGCTACACCGCGGCCCCGTCGGCGTTCTAA
- a CDS encoding MFS transporter — MTSDSTNVQEPPVRTRDIDLTPLQRSTTRKAVAGSAIGNATEWFDYGIYGYLVVYLSKLFFTFGDNEGALPLVLAFATFAVSFLVRPLGGIILGPLGDRIGRQKVLVFTILMMSLSTALIGVLPTFDAVGFLAPALLLLLRMVQGFSAGGEYAGAAVFMAEHAPDDRRGFYGSFLEFGTLVGFSAAAVLCTLMTLIVGDAGMMAGWWRLPFLLTLVLGLVGLWMRASLHESETFTADSTKTAVNQSALRALGTLFKEYPGQVLKLFGFVILLNSAFYLVLTYMPSYLSATLGHGVALSNFTLVIIQLVMVVIIVPFGALSDRIGRKPLLIAASLGFTVLSVPAVMVIQIPQFWAQLVGIGVLGLCLVILESSISATLPALFPTAVRYSGFAVGYNISTAIFGGTAAMINTALVGATGNVLIPGWYLAIAGLIGLISVLTFKETAGRSLRGNIVPGTDDAMRLAKGETLVGAGRSAQS; from the coding sequence ATGACCTCTGACAGCACGAATGTGCAGGAGCCCCCGGTCCGCACGCGAGATATCGACCTGACACCACTGCAGCGCAGCACGACGCGCAAGGCCGTTGCCGGATCTGCCATCGGCAACGCGACCGAATGGTTCGATTACGGCATCTACGGTTACCTCGTCGTCTACCTCTCGAAGCTGTTCTTCACCTTCGGCGACAACGAGGGGGCATTGCCGCTCGTCCTCGCCTTCGCCACCTTCGCCGTCTCGTTCCTCGTCCGCCCGCTCGGCGGAATCATCCTGGGCCCGTTGGGCGACCGGATCGGCCGGCAGAAGGTGCTCGTCTTCACGATCCTCATGATGTCCCTCTCTACGGCGCTCATCGGTGTGCTGCCGACGTTCGACGCCGTGGGATTCCTCGCCCCGGCGCTGCTGCTGCTCCTGCGCATGGTGCAGGGCTTTTCGGCCGGCGGTGAGTATGCCGGTGCTGCCGTCTTCATGGCCGAGCACGCGCCCGACGATCGACGCGGCTTCTACGGATCGTTCCTCGAGTTCGGGACCCTGGTGGGGTTCAGCGCGGCCGCCGTGCTCTGCACGCTCATGACGCTCATCGTCGGCGACGCCGGCATGATGGCTGGTTGGTGGCGCCTGCCGTTCCTGCTGACGCTCGTGCTGGGCCTGGTCGGGCTCTGGATGCGGGCGTCGCTGCACGAGTCCGAGACATTCACCGCCGACTCGACGAAGACGGCGGTGAACCAGTCAGCACTGCGGGCACTGGGCACGCTGTTCAAGGAGTACCCGGGTCAGGTGCTGAAGCTTTTCGGCTTCGTCATCCTGCTCAACAGTGCGTTCTATCTCGTCTTGACGTATATGCCGTCGTACCTGTCCGCGACGCTCGGGCACGGCGTGGCTCTGTCGAACTTCACGCTCGTGATCATCCAACTGGTCATGGTCGTGATCATCGTGCCCTTCGGAGCGCTCAGCGACAGGATCGGCCGAAAGCCATTGCTCATCGCGGCAAGCCTCGGATTCACCGTGCTGTCCGTGCCGGCGGTGATGGTGATCCAGATACCGCAATTCTGGGCGCAGCTGGTCGGCATCGGCGTTCTCGGCCTGTGCCTGGTGATCCTCGAGAGCTCGATCTCGGCGACCCTGCCGGCGCTGTTCCCGACCGCCGTGCGCTACTCGGGCTTCGCGGTCGGATACAACATCTCGACGGCGATCTTCGGCGGCACGGCCGCCATGATCAACACGGCCCTGGTCGGGGCGACCGGCAACGTACTGATCCCGGGCTGGTACTTGGCGATCGCGGGTCTGATCGGCCTGATCTCGGTGCTGACCTTCAAAGAGACCGCCGGCCGGTCGCTGCGAGGCAACATCGTGCCGGGCACTGATGACGCAATGCGTCTTGCGAAGGGCGAGACGCTGGTGGGGGCCGGTCGGTCGGCCCAGAGCTGA
- a CDS encoding VOC family protein, with amino-acid sequence MTDRQVKMIILSTEDLDESIRFYSETLGFPLKFRDGNHFAALDGGTITLALATALDHPIPGQVVVGIKTDDVDADATALDDNGGGIAKGPYNDAHERRAVGYDSQGNGLTFYSPLPRG; translated from the coding sequence ATGACCGACCGCCAAGTGAAGATGATCATCCTGTCCACCGAGGACCTCGATGAATCGATCCGGTTCTACTCCGAGACGCTCGGCTTTCCTCTGAAGTTCCGCGACGGCAATCACTTCGCCGCGCTCGACGGCGGCACGATCACGCTGGCTCTGGCGACCGCGCTCGACCACCCGATCCCCGGTCAGGTCGTCGTCGGCATCAAGACGGACGACGTGGATGCCGATGCCACAGCGCTCGACGACAACGGCGGCGGCATCGCCAAGGGCCCCTACAACGACGCCCACGAGCGACGCGCGGTCGGGTACGACAGTCAGGGCAACGGGCTCACGTTCTACTCGCCGCTGCCGCGCGGCTGA
- a CDS encoding YciI family protein, whose product MKHMLIMRATAEAVEASKQLDFNEVLNAMGAYNESMITAGVMVAGEGLAFEPGYVVDFGSQPPIVSDGPYGEVHELFNGFWIIQTATADEALEWAKRCPLGPGSKLEVRRVHEDADFDAFADNEYVQKGKEWRAQAAGK is encoded by the coding sequence ATGAAGCACATGCTGATCATGCGGGCCACGGCCGAGGCGGTCGAGGCGTCGAAGCAGCTCGACTTCAACGAGGTGCTGAACGCGATGGGCGCGTACAACGAGTCCATGATCACGGCAGGCGTGATGGTGGCCGGCGAGGGCCTTGCCTTCGAACCCGGGTACGTCGTGGACTTCGGGAGCCAGCCGCCGATCGTCAGTGACGGCCCCTACGGAGAGGTGCACGAGCTGTTCAACGGCTTCTGGATCATCCAGACCGCGACCGCCGACGAGGCGCTGGAGTGGGCCAAGCGGTGCCCGCTGGGACCGGGCAGCAAGCTCGAAGTGCGGCGCGTGCACGAAGACGCCGACTTCGACGCGTTCGCCGACAACGAGTACGTGCAGAAGGGGAAGGAGTGGCGCGCGCAGGCCGCCGGCAAGTGA
- a CDS encoding M24 family metallopeptidase, whose protein sequence is MQHDGAGPREYVFDPQEFAARQARVQQELRAQGFDGLIVADPANLHYLTGYDAWSFYVPQTLFLPAEGAPLLMLREMDAVGAWRTATGVSSDRIVGYPEDLVHRSDRHPGEWMAQTLREHGLTAPGRIGVEGDSAFFSVRTFQALATVDGWHLDDSAELVNRVRLIKSPAEVELMRVAGRIASAAMGAALEGLVPGRPQNEVAADVLAAQARGIPNADGDYPAIVPMFPTGAGADTPHLTWNASPIPADAPISIELAGVHHRYHAPLARTAIIGRPDAELDRLARVTVAGLQAAIAAVRPGIPAEDVAAAFTSVIQPAGYQKSSRLGYSIGIGYPPDWGERTVSVRAGERTLLAENMTFHLIAGMWMRGYGFEVSEAVRVTDTGVEVFTDAPQALITLSPGRQL, encoded by the coding sequence ATGCAGCACGACGGAGCCGGCCCACGGGAGTACGTGTTCGACCCGCAGGAATTCGCTGCTCGGCAGGCGCGCGTACAACAGGAGCTGCGAGCGCAGGGGTTCGATGGCCTCATCGTGGCCGACCCGGCTAACCTGCATTATCTGACCGGCTATGACGCCTGGTCGTTCTACGTGCCGCAGACGCTGTTCCTGCCCGCTGAGGGCGCACCGCTGCTCATGTTGCGCGAGATGGACGCCGTGGGCGCGTGGCGCACCGCCACCGGTGTGTCCTCGGACCGCATCGTCGGCTACCCCGAAGACCTTGTGCACCGTTCCGACCGCCACCCCGGCGAATGGATGGCCCAGACCCTGCGTGAACACGGGCTGACCGCTCCCGGACGGATCGGTGTCGAAGGCGACAGCGCGTTCTTCAGCGTCCGCACCTTCCAGGCGCTGGCCACCGTCGACGGCTGGCATCTCGACGACTCGGCCGAGCTCGTCAACCGGGTGCGGCTGATCAAGTCACCCGCCGAGGTCGAGCTCATGCGCGTCGCAGGACGGATCGCGTCGGCCGCCATGGGCGCCGCGCTCGAAGGGTTGGTGCCGGGGCGCCCACAGAACGAAGTCGCCGCTGACGTCCTGGCGGCACAGGCACGCGGCATCCCGAATGCAGACGGCGACTACCCGGCGATCGTGCCCATGTTCCCCACCGGCGCCGGCGCCGACACCCCGCACCTGACCTGGAACGCCTCCCCGATTCCGGCCGACGCGCCGATCTCGATCGAGCTCGCCGGTGTGCACCACCGGTACCACGCCCCCTTGGCACGCACCGCGATCATCGGCCGTCCCGACGCCGAGCTCGACCGGCTGGCCCGGGTCACGGTCGCGGGACTGCAAGCCGCGATCGCCGCGGTGCGTCCCGGCATCCCCGCTGAAGACGTCGCCGCGGCCTTCACCTCGGTGATCCAGCCCGCCGGGTATCAGAAGAGTTCGCGGCTGGGGTACTCGATCGGCATCGGCTACCCACCCGACTGGGGCGAGCGCACCGTCAGTGTACGTGCCGGCGAGCGCACACTACTCGCCGAGAACATGACCTTCCACCTCATCGCCGGCATGTGGATGCGCGGGTACGGGTTCGAGGTGTCCGAGGCGGTGCGGGTCACCGACACCGGAGTAGAGGTCTTCACCGACGCGCCGCAGGCGCTGATCACTCTGAGCCCAGGGAGGCAACTGTGA
- a CDS encoding SDR family NAD(P)-dependent oxidoreductase has product MPQHPSRVALVTGGTSGIGIEIARRLTDDGFTVVVSGRSRARGDAVAGDLGPTARFIGADLTESGAAEKLVQACVHQAGRLDVLVNNAAIDHTGVLLDTPDAEIRATFETNTFAAIACLQAAGRVMRRQGEGGAIINITSRLASIGVPTMGVYSASKGAMLALTKAAAVELAPLGIRVNAVAPGMTNTPLYAQWVSEQADPAETARHVASAIPLGRIAEPADVAAAVAYLASPGAAYITGVSIPVDGGYLAQ; this is encoded by the coding sequence ATGCCACAGCATCCCTCTCGCGTCGCCCTCGTCACCGGCGGCACTTCGGGCATCGGCATCGAGATCGCGCGCCGGCTCACAGACGACGGCTTCACCGTGGTGGTCAGTGGCCGCTCGCGAGCGCGCGGCGACGCCGTCGCCGGGGATCTCGGGCCGACGGCACGGTTCATCGGCGCCGATCTCACCGAGTCCGGAGCAGCCGAGAAGCTGGTGCAGGCGTGCGTGCACCAAGCCGGTCGCCTGGACGTCCTCGTCAACAATGCCGCAATCGATCACACGGGCGTGCTTCTCGACACGCCGGATGCCGAGATCCGAGCGACATTCGAGACCAACACGTTCGCGGCGATCGCCTGTCTGCAGGCCGCAGGTCGCGTGATGCGCCGTCAGGGCGAGGGCGGAGCGATCATCAACATCACCTCGCGGCTGGCCAGCATCGGCGTTCCGACGATGGGCGTTTACAGCGCCAGCAAGGGCGCGATGCTGGCGCTGACCAAGGCGGCCGCCGTAGAGCTCGCGCCGCTGGGTATCCGCGTGAACGCCGTCGCACCCGGTATGACCAATACCCCGCTGTACGCGCAGTGGGTGTCCGAGCAGGCCGACCCCGCCGAGACCGCGCGGCACGTCGCATCCGCCATCCCTCTCGGACGCATCGCCGAACCCGCCGACGTTGCGGCGGCCGTCGCGTATCTGGCGAGCCCTGGTGCCGCCTACATCACCGGAGTCTCGATACCGGTCGACGGCGGCTACCTCGCACAGTGA
- a CDS encoding aminotransferase-like domain-containing protein encodes MSTPTSTIRMASRTRTMIGSIIDSSTALLASQKHDIVRFAMGAPNAELIPTADFDRLLGAHAPGRYDYGATEGEPELIAQVQAFQQRLGIDTEPERLLITTGGMQGLDLAFKLLLDPGDLVVVEAPTYTNGIGTALSYQAEVIEAPVDADGMIVEDLPDIVARAGRAPKVIYTIPNFQNPSGTTMSLARRQLLLELAEEWDAVIVDDDPYGALRFDGEDVPAFAQLSPGNPRVVQVRTFSKILAPGLRVGWVDVDPALRAKAIDAKQAMDTCTSVPTQRMVADYLSEGLLDAHLTRLRGVYRQRKQAMRRIMTAQFGDDVTMTDPQGGFFLWVALQGRLAALDTQKLFPVALRHGVAYIPGPAFAASGRFGNALRVCFATSTPERMADGVARLAAAVDEQVAP; translated from the coding sequence GTGAGCACACCGACATCGACGATCCGGATGGCGTCGCGCACCCGCACGATGATCGGGTCGATCATCGACTCGTCCACCGCCTTGCTGGCTTCACAGAAGCACGACATCGTTCGGTTCGCGATGGGTGCGCCGAACGCCGAACTGATCCCGACGGCAGACTTCGACCGCCTGCTCGGCGCCCACGCGCCGGGGCGGTACGACTACGGCGCCACCGAGGGAGAGCCCGAACTGATCGCCCAGGTGCAGGCGTTCCAGCAGCGTCTGGGCATCGACACCGAGCCCGAGCGCCTGCTGATCACGACCGGGGGCATGCAGGGCCTCGACCTGGCGTTCAAGCTGCTGCTGGATCCCGGCGACCTCGTCGTGGTCGAGGCACCGACGTACACCAACGGCATCGGCACGGCGCTAAGCTACCAGGCCGAAGTCATCGAGGCACCGGTCGACGCCGACGGCATGATCGTCGAGGACCTGCCCGACATCGTCGCCCGGGCGGGCCGCGCTCCGAAAGTCATCTACACGATCCCCAACTTCCAGAACCCGTCCGGCACCACCATGAGCCTCGCGCGGCGTCAGCTGCTGCTCGAACTGGCGGAGGAGTGGGATGCCGTCATCGTCGACGACGACCCGTACGGGGCGCTGCGATTCGACGGCGAGGACGTTCCGGCATTCGCGCAGCTGTCGCCGGGCAATCCCCGAGTCGTCCAGGTGCGCACGTTCTCGAAGATCCTCGCCCCAGGGCTGCGGGTGGGCTGGGTCGACGTTGATCCGGCCCTGCGCGCGAAGGCGATCGACGCCAAGCAGGCGATGGACACGTGCACGAGCGTGCCGACCCAGCGCATGGTCGCGGACTACTTGTCTGAGGGCCTGCTCGACGCGCATCTGACGCGCCTCCGGGGCGTCTACCGCCAACGCAAGCAGGCAATGCGGCGCATCATGACGGCGCAGTTCGGCGACGATGTCACGATGACCGATCCGCAGGGCGGCTTCTTTCTCTGGGTCGCCCTGCAAGGGCGCCTGGCGGCGCTGGACACCCAGAAGCTGTTCCCTGTGGCCCTGCGCCACGGGGTGGCCTACATCCCAGGGCCGGCATTCGCCGCGTCGGGGCGCTTCGGCAACGCGCTGCGCGTGTGCTTTGCGACATCGACACCGGAACGGATGGCCGACGGTGTCGCACGCCTGGCCGCAGCCGTTGACGAGCAGGTGGCGCCGTGA
- a CDS encoding M20 family metallopeptidase yields MSAQLGSVPRVAATGGAATRGDSPGATTHAAVRDATTALERRILARIDAEQVADLTAKLIGAASENPGGSEDAAVEVLNSALRAAGARTARQNVHPGRPNLVARMGQGTGGVLFLGHSDVVPAGVGWTADPFTARRRDGLIIGRGATDMKGGLAAVTAAMAAVHAELPDVSMTLLCTVDEEADATGIRHHIATTAPEHYAACVAAEPTGMVAITGCRGAINLRIDVHGASAHAGRPTDGASAILGAADVIAAIEADGERLASAADPVLGCATWSVGTITGGHGTSIVPDRCTLTIDRRTLPGEDPERILVGLLTDAHARIAARTGGDRISVSGAVEMVMPGFSIDRDSATVEVVCDALRAAGGTGRTGVWTAACEGGFIAEHNRVPTLVLGPGDVATQAHQPDESVAVDDLAAAARAYALIAVRLYRPSGEKTP; encoded by the coding sequence GTGAGCGCCCAGCTCGGATCGGTTCCGCGGGTCGCCGCGACAGGGGGTGCGGCGACCCGCGGTGATAGTCCGGGTGCCACGACACACGCCGCAGTTCGGGATGCCACCACCGCACTCGAACGGCGGATCCTCGCTCGCATCGACGCCGAGCAGGTCGCCGACCTCACTGCGAAACTGATCGGCGCCGCCAGCGAGAACCCCGGAGGAAGCGAAGACGCCGCCGTCGAGGTTCTCAACAGCGCCCTGCGCGCCGCGGGCGCTCGAACCGCCCGTCAGAACGTGCACCCCGGCCGCCCCAACCTCGTCGCCCGAATGGGGCAGGGCACCGGTGGCGTGCTGTTCCTCGGGCACAGCGACGTCGTGCCCGCAGGCGTCGGGTGGACGGCCGACCCGTTCACCGCGCGGCGACGGGACGGACTGATCATCGGCCGCGGTGCCACCGATATGAAGGGTGGACTCGCTGCCGTGACCGCCGCGATGGCAGCCGTGCATGCCGAACTGCCCGACGTGTCGATGACTCTGCTGTGCACCGTCGATGAAGAAGCCGATGCCACCGGCATCCGGCATCACATCGCCACGACTGCCCCCGAGCACTACGCCGCGTGCGTGGCCGCAGAACCCACCGGCATGGTGGCGATCACCGGATGCCGCGGCGCGATCAACCTGCGTATCGACGTGCACGGCGCCAGCGCCCACGCCGGCCGTCCCACCGACGGTGCGAGTGCGATCCTGGGCGCGGCCGATGTGATCGCGGCCATCGAGGCAGACGGCGAACGCCTGGCCTCGGCCGCCGACCCGGTGCTGGGATGCGCGACGTGGAGCGTCGGCACGATCACCGGCGGGCATGGCACCTCGATCGTGCCGGATCGGTGCACGCTGACGATCGACCGGCGCACTCTGCCCGGCGAAGACCCCGAGCGGATCCTTGTCGGCCTGCTGACAGACGCCCACGCACGGATCGCGGCCCGAACGGGCGGTGACCGCATCAGCGTGTCGGGTGCGGTCGAGATGGTGATGCCCGGATTCTCGATCGACCGGGACTCGGCCACCGTCGAGGTCGTGTGCGATGCGCTGCGTGCGGCCGGTGGCACCGGCCGAACGGGCGTGTGGACCGCGGCTTGCGAAGGCGGCTTCATCGCCGAACACAACCGGGTGCCCACCCTTGTGCTGGGCCCAGGCGACGTGGCGACGCAAGCTCACCAGCCTGACGAATCCGTCGCCGTCGACGACCTTGCCGCCGCAGCACGGGCATACGCCCTGATCGCCGTGCGGCTGTATCGGCCGTCCGGTGAGAAGACCCCCTGA
- a CDS encoding LysR family transcriptional regulator has product MLDVRRLVLLREIEARGSIAAVSRAQGISSSAISQQLAKLESDVGMRLLEQSGRTVHLTEVGRRLAEQTGRIVALLEHAESDLEQRRDRVQGVVRVSAFSTFALRYLPELVSRLQRTHPDVVVEFSQADPEQSVETVAGRRADVAVIDEYEQIPHQIDVSMTRTHLLREVIGAWAPRPLTDFADLKSMPWVFEPSGSDAALWATRLCRIAGFEPQVRFESPDLRVHQSLAASGLAAAFLPEMLFDAPGANLQRPAHPVRWPHPGGAELHRDVYAVVRRGAQNRPAVAAVLGHLVDITAQPSADGAMGATDR; this is encoded by the coding sequence ATGCTCGACGTGCGACGGCTCGTGCTGTTGCGGGAGATCGAAGCGCGCGGCAGCATCGCCGCGGTCTCGCGCGCGCAGGGGATCAGCTCGTCGGCGATCTCACAGCAACTGGCCAAGCTCGAGTCAGACGTGGGCATGCGGCTGCTCGAGCAGTCCGGGCGCACGGTGCACCTCACCGAGGTCGGCCGGCGCCTGGCCGAGCAGACCGGCCGCATCGTCGCGTTGCTGGAGCATGCCGAATCCGATCTCGAACAGCGTCGCGATCGGGTGCAGGGGGTGGTGCGCGTGAGCGCATTCAGCACGTTCGCACTGCGCTATCTGCCCGAGCTGGTCAGTCGCCTGCAGCGCACGCATCCCGATGTCGTCGTCGAATTCTCGCAGGCCGACCCCGAGCAATCCGTTGAGACGGTCGCCGGGCGCCGCGCCGATGTCGCCGTCATCGACGAATACGAGCAGATCCCGCATCAGATCGACGTTTCGATGACGCGGACGCACCTGCTGCGCGAAGTCATCGGCGCCTGGGCGCCGCGCCCACTGACGGACTTCGCCGACCTGAAGTCGATGCCGTGGGTGTTCGAGCCGTCCGGCAGCGACGCCGCACTGTGGGCCACGCGTCTGTGCCGCATCGCCGGTTTCGAACCGCAGGTGCGCTTCGAGTCGCCCGACCTGCGCGTGCATCAGAGTCTGGCCGCATCGGGGCTCGCCGCCGCGTTCCTGCCGGAGATGCTCTTCGACGCCCCCGGCGCGAACCTGCAGCGACCGGCCCACCCGGTGCGGTGGCCGCATCCGGGCGGTGCCGAACTGCACCGCGACGTCTACGCCGTGGTGCGTCGTGGTGCGCAGAATCGTCCCGCCGTGGCGGCGGTGCTCGGCCATCTGGTCGACATCACCGCACAGCCGTCGGCAGACGGAGCGATGGGTGCCACGGATCGGTGA
- a CDS encoding heavy metal translocating P-type ATPase, giving the protein MSAVRRLIRSRWSIPAAAGALILASFAVSGLVGPAPAGALPWADVLMIAAAMVAGTPIVVSAVRALRAKVIGIDLLVSVAAIGAVVIGNHWEAAAVTFLFAIGHALEAATLNKTRSALAELVAVAPDTAIVLRDGSQHEVPAASVAIGETVLVKNGAKVPVDGVVEHGAGAVDEASITGESLPVEKADGDQVFAGTMVTAGVLQVRATGVGADTTLAHIIHRVEEAQDAKAKTQAFMDRFSAWYTPGIILLALALGLIMQDVVLALTLLVIGCPGALVISIPVAIVAGIGRGAKDGILIKGGEYLETAAKIDVVAVDKTGTLTEGTPQLTDVVVLDDTYDRRRVLALAARAEAGSEHPLARPVLEAAAREGVPAAGLPEHTEPVPGKGIVATVDGRRVAIGNLALLQAENVEVDERLATAVDRLAAAGRTPMAVSVDGRPVAVLAMADRIRPEAATMVAGLHRAGVRRVVMLTGDAARVAAAVAAEVGVDEVQAGLLPEQKLAAVRALQAAGHVVAMVGDGVNDAPALAVADIGVAMGAAGTGVAIETADVALMQDDLRKLPQAVSLARRTVGVMRQNVAVAMITVAALLAGVVFGGVTMAIGMLVHELSVLAVIANAMRLLRRRAAVERAKRVESPRPVHTPLSPSSVEATTLSKEPS; this is encoded by the coding sequence ATGAGCGCCGTGCGACGCCTGATCCGCAGCCGCTGGAGTATCCCCGCGGCTGCGGGGGCGCTGATCCTCGCGTCGTTCGCGGTGTCGGGCCTTGTCGGTCCGGCGCCCGCCGGCGCTCTGCCGTGGGCTGACGTTCTCATGATCGCTGCGGCCATGGTCGCCGGGACGCCGATCGTCGTCTCGGCCGTGCGGGCCCTGCGGGCCAAGGTCATCGGCATCGACCTGCTCGTATCGGTGGCCGCCATCGGGGCCGTCGTGATCGGCAACCACTGGGAGGCCGCGGCGGTCACGTTCCTGTTCGCGATCGGGCACGCCCTCGAGGCGGCGACCCTCAACAAGACCCGCTCCGCGCTGGCCGAGCTGGTCGCCGTCGCGCCCGACACAGCCATCGTGCTGCGGGACGGCAGCCAGCATGAGGTTCCGGCCGCCTCGGTGGCGATCGGCGAGACGGTGCTGGTCAAGAACGGTGCGAAGGTACCCGTCGACGGCGTCGTCGAGCACGGTGCGGGTGCCGTGGACGAGGCATCCATCACCGGCGAATCGCTGCCGGTCGAAAAAGCCGACGGCGACCAGGTGTTCGCCGGCACGATGGTCACGGCCGGCGTGCTGCAGGTGCGGGCGACGGGCGTGGGCGCCGACACGACGCTCGCGCACATCATCCACCGCGTCGAGGAGGCACAGGATGCCAAGGCCAAGACGCAGGCGTTCATGGATCGGTTCTCGGCCTGGTACACGCCCGGCATCATCCTGCTTGCGCTGGCCCTCGGGCTGATCATGCAAGACGTGGTGCTGGCGCTGACGCTGCTGGTGATCGGATGTCCGGGGGCTCTGGTGATCTCGATTCCGGTGGCGATCGTGGCCGGCATCGGCCGCGGCGCCAAGGACGGCATCCTGATCAAGGGCGGCGAGTATCTCGAGACCGCCGCGAAGATCGACGTGGTCGCGGTCGACAAGACCGGCACCCTCACCGAGGGCACTCCGCAGCTGACCGACGTCGTCGTGCTCGACGACACGTACGACCGGCGACGCGTGCTGGCCCTGGCCGCTCGTGCCGAAGCCGGGTCGGAGCACCCGCTGGCCCGCCCCGTGCTCGAAGCCGCCGCACGGGAAGGCGTGCCGGCGGCTGGCCTGCCCGAGCACACCGAACCGGTGCCCGGAAAGGGGATCGTCGCGACCGTCGACGGCCGGCGGGTCGCGATCGGCAACCTGGCGCTGCTGCAGGCCGAGAATGTGGAAGTCGACGAGCGGCTGGCGACCGCTGTCGACAGGCTCGCCGCCGCGGGCCGCACGCCGATGGCGGTCTCCGTGGACGGACGCCCGGTCGCGGTGCTGGCGATGGCCGACCGCATCCGCCCCGAGGCGGCCACGATGGTCGCAGGGCTGCATCGCGCGGGAGTTCGCCGCGTGGTGATGCTGACCGGCGACGCTGCACGGGTCGCCGCGGCGGTGGCCGCAGAGGTCGGCGTCGACGAGGTGCAGGCCGGCCTGCTGCCCGAGCAGAAGCTCGCGGCCGTGCGCGCGCTGCAGGCGGCGGGTCACGTGGTGGCGATGGTGGGCGACGGCGTGAACGACGCTCCGGCGCTGGCTGTGGCCGACATCGGCGTCGCCATGGGTGCGGCCGGAACCGGCGTCGCGATCGAGACCGCCGACGTCGCCCTCATGCAGGACGACCTGCGCAAGCTCCCGCAGGCCGTGTCTCTGGCCCGGCGCACCGTGGGCGTCATGCGGCAGAACGTCGCCGTCGCGATGATCACGGTCGCGGCCCTTTTGGCAGGCGTGGTCTTCGGCGGGGTGACGATGGCGATCGGGATGCTGGTGCACGAGCTGTCGGTGCTGGCGGTCATCGCCAACGCGATGCGCCTGCTGCGCCGCCGCGCGGCCGTTGAGCGAGCGAAGCGAGTCGAATCTCCCCGCCCCGTTCACACGCCGCTCTCGCCGAGTAGCGTCGAAGCCACCACGTTGTCGAAGGAGCCGTCATGA